A single window of Drosophila suzukii chromosome 3, CBGP_Dsuzu_IsoJpt1.0, whole genome shotgun sequence DNA harbors:
- the LOC108006036 gene encoding zinc finger protein 2: protein MRCAVPNCRNAFVSKSKRDPDQQQQVGFFRFPKCPETFKLWLAFCGFTEDSMKLKNPCICIAHFKDEDIEGALKFEMGLAKKRTLRPGAVPSLNKNQESPSERARQERTQRRRNQKLVAQLLAEDEVESRDPAAPTFVSPQSDKVDLSEAMAMDFDPLIGEEKQNELEKCRICYKDFALDYSAKDLFDQANSVLLFHIEVISGVWISPKPDEPQLMCSACVLALDQAIDFREMCISTELKISQAKSIAEMEPDKSDIEALNEEQATSEPDLASDSGYTNVEEIEDPEEEPAEDEAPSDDQLSQEPATESTELASQDPLSVALGAKIFKELIDQYTGHQRPQKEAPIAKKPRIRKTAVCEQNPRRKANPKTKEERNLIRRAQLRAKPPNFVCDQCGQAFRMSHNLQMHMLRHSRIKNYQCSECPKTFYDAYMRNMHIRIRHRGESPFACRFCSETFAYAGARQKHESEVHNAAPRLIVKRINPKPMPKPREDVRYQCKLCHKHYASKYALGWHIKSHTDANAFKCQQCSKSYSDPNKLKRHEMTHEKRPLQCDICLKGFYQRTRLREHELIHTGERPYWCEVCNVHFRYKYNMKTHANSKTHQENVRKTGQEQIFEDE from the exons ATGAGATGTGCCGTGCCCAATTGCCGGAATGCCTTTGTGAGCAAATCCAAAAGGGATCCGGATCAGCAGCAACAGGTCGGCTTCTTCCGGTTTCCCAAATGCCCGGAAACATTCAAACTTTGGCTCGCCTTCTGTGGGTTTACGGAGGACTCCATGAAGCTGAAGAATCCGTGCATTTGTATAGCACATTTCAAGGACGAAGACATCGAGGGAGCCCTTAAGTTTGAGATGG GCCTTGCCAAAAAGCGAACTCTACGACCGGGTGCCGTTCCCAGCCTAAACAAAAACCAAGAAAGTCCCTCGGAAAGAGCACGTCAGGAGAGGACGCAGCGGCGCAGGAACCAGAAACTAGTGGCCCAACTCCTGGCGGAGGATGAGGTCGAGTCAAGAGATCCAGCGGCGCCAACATTTGTTAGTCCACAAAGTGATAAAGTGGATTTATCAGAGGCTATGGCAATGGATTTTGATCCGCTTATCGGCGAGGAAAAGCAAAATGAGCTGGAGAAGTGCCGCATCTGCTACAAGGACTTCGCCTTGGACTACAGTGCCAAGGATCTCTTTGACCAGGCCAACAGTGTCCTGCTCTTCCACATAGAAGTCATCAGCGGTGTGTGG ATCAGCCCCAAACCAGACGAACCTCAGCTCATGTGCTCTGCTTGTGTATTAGCCCTAGACCAGGCCATCGATTTTCGGGAGATGTGCATCAGCACGGAGCTCAAGATCAGCCAGGCCAAGTCCATAGCTGAAATGGAACCAGATAAATCAGATATCGAGGCTCTGAATGAGGAGCAAGCTACTTCAGAGCCCGATTTGGCATCGGATTCAGGGTACACTAATGTAGAAGAGATTGAAGATCCAGAGGAAGAGCCTGCGGAAGATGAAGCCCCATCGGATGACCAATTAAGTCAAGAACCAGCTACAGAATCCACTGAGCTGGCCTCACAAGATCCACTTAGCGTGGCTCTGGGCGCCAAGATTTTCAAGGAACTGATAGACCAATATACGGGTCACCAAAGGCCCCAAAAAGAGGCGCCAATTGCAAAGAAGCCCAGGATCAGAAAAACCGCAGTCTGTGAACAAAATCCAAGGCGCAAAGCCAACCCCAAGACGAAAGAAGAGAGGAACCTCATACGACGTGCCCAGCTGCGGGCTAAGCCGCCGAATTTTGTATGCGACCAGTGCGGTCAGGCTTTCCGCATGTCCCACAACCTGCAGATGCACATGCTCCGGCACAGTCGGATCAAGAATTACCAGTGCAGCGAGTGTCCGAAGACCTTCTACGATGCTTACATGCGCAACATGCACATCCGTATCCGTCACCGTGGCGAATCGCCCTTTGCATGCCGCTTCTGTAGCGAAACGTTTGCCTATGCGGGAGCTCGTCAAAAGCATGAAAG TGAGGTGCACAATGCGGCCCCACGTCTGATTGTGAAACGAATCAATCCCAAGCCCATGCCGAAGCCACGAGAGGATGTGCGCTATCAGTGCAAGCTGTGCCACAAACACTATGCCTCCAAGTATGCGCTTGGCTGGCATATCAAATCACACACCGATGCCAACGCCTTTAAGTGCCAGCAGTGCAGCAAGAGCTACTCAGATCCCAACAAGCTGAAGCGTCACGAGATGACACACGAGAAGCGGCCGCTGCAGTGCGACATCTGCTTAAAAGGATTCTATCAGCGCACCCGACTGCGGGAGCACGAGCTCA
- the LOC108006041 gene encoding J domain-containing protein CG6693 — protein MSTLELCEKYFGTRDVYQLMGLAKGAVEKEVKKAYHKLSLLVHPDRVPEEQKAESTEKFKVLSKLYQVLTDTQKRALYDEQGVIDDDDEAESKLSSWLDLWSKIFKPISEEDINNYEKEYVDSELERTDVKKAYLGGKGCINYLMNHVPFMKVEDEPRIQKIVQDMIASEEVPEFKIFTEEPAAKRKKRHQKYAREFKEAKVIKERLKRRQQEKDDQDLADNGGDLQQMILARRNQRESNFGSLMDRLMEKYGNEDDSDTVDFSSFEKKKKKTKKPAKQETKQKLNGVKTGRVEKTKN, from the coding sequence ATGTCGACGCTGGAACTGTGCGAAAAGTACTTTGGGACGCGGGATGTGTACCAGCTGATGGGCCTGGCCAAGGGCGCCGTCGAGAAGGAGGTGAAGAAGGCCTACCACAAGCTTTCGCTGCTCGTCCATCCCGACCGAGTGCCGGAGGAGCAGAAGGCGGAGTCTACGGAGAAGTTCAAGGTGCTGTCGAAGCTCTACCAGGTGCTCACCGACACCCAGAAGCGGGCCCTTTACGACGAGCAGGGCGTGatcgacgacgacgacgaagCGGAGTCCAAGCTGTCGTCCTGGCTGGACCTCTGGAGCAAGATCTTCAAGCCCATCTCCGAGGAGGACATCAACAACTATGAGAAGGAGTACGTGGACTCGGAGCTGGAGCGCACGGACGTGAAGAAGGCGTATCTGGGCGGGAAGGGGTGCATTAACTACCTGATGAACCATGTGCCCTTCATGAAGGTGGAGGACGAGCCGCGCATCCAGAAGATCGTCCAGGACATGATTGCCAGCGAAGAGGTGCCCGAGTTCAAGATCTTCACCGAGGAGCCAGCCGCCAAGCGCAAAAAGCGGCACCAGAAGTACGCGCGCGAATTCAAGGAGGCCAAGGTCATCAAGGAGCGCCTCAAGCGCCGCCAGCAGGAGAAGGACGACCAGGATCTGGCCGACAACGGCGGCGATCTGCAGCAAATGATCCTGGCGCGTCGCAACCAGCGGGAGTCCAACTTTGGTTCCCTGATGGACCGCCTCATGGAGAAGTACGGCAACGAGGACGACTCCGATACCGTCGACTTCAGCTCCTTCGAGAAGAAGAAAAAGAAGACCAAGAAGCCCGCCAAGCAGGAGACCAAACAGAAGCTTAATGGAGTCAAGACTGGCAGGGTGGAGAAGACCAAGAACTAG
- the RpL3 gene encoding large ribosomal subunit protein uL3 isoform X1 — MSHRKFSAPRHGSMAFYPKKRSARHRGKVKAFPKDDPSKPVHLTCFIGYKAGMTHIVREADRPGSKINKKEVVEAVTVLETPPMIVVGAVGYIETPFGLRALVNVWAQHLSEECRRRFYKNWYKSKKKAFTKASKKWTDDLGKKSIENDFRKMLRYCKVIRVIAHSQIRLIKQRQKKAHVMEIQLNGGSIEDKVKWAREHLEKPIQVSNVFGQDEMIDCVAVTKGKGFKGVTSRWHTKKLPRKTHKGLRKVACIGAWHPSRVSTTVARAGQKGYHHRTEINKKIYRIGAGIHTKDGKVIKNNASTEYDLTDKSITPMGGFPHYGEVNNDFVMIKGCCIGSKKRIITLRKSLLKHTKRSALEQIKLKFIDTSSKMGHGRFQTPADKLAFMGPLKKDRLKEEAAATTSAAAAAATTTA, encoded by the exons ATG TCGCATCGTAAGTTCTCGGCGCCTCGCCATGGTTCCATGGCCTTCTACCCCAAGAAGCGCTCAGCTCGCCACCGCGGTAAGGTCAAGGCCTTCCCCAAGGATGACCCCAGCAAGCCAGTCCATCTGACCTGCTTCATCGGCTACAAGGCCGGTATGACGCACATCGTCCGCGAGGCCGATCGTCCTGGATCCA AGATCAACAAGAAGGAGGTGGTCGAGGCTGTCACCGTTCTGGAGACCCCGCCCATGATTGTGGTCGGTGCCGTCGGCTACATCGAGACTCCCTTCGGTCTGCGTGCCCTCGTCAACGTGTGGGCCCAGCATTTGTCCGAGGAGTGCCGTCGTCGCTTCTACAAGAACTG GTACAAGAGCAAGAAGAAGGCTTTCACCAAGGCCAGCAAGAAGTGGACCGATGATCTCGGCAAGAAGAGCATCGAGAATGACTTCCGCAAGATGCTGCGTTACTGCAAGGTGATCCGTGTGATTGCCCACTCGCAG ATCCGCTTGATCAAGCAGCGCCAAAAGAAGGCCCATGTCATGGAGATCCAGCTGAACGGTGGCTCCATCGAGGACAAGGTCAAGTGGGCTCGCGAGCACTTGGAGAAACCCATCCAGGTCAGCAACGTGTTCGGCCAGGACGAGATGATCGACTGCGTCGCCGTGACCAAGGGTAAGGGTTTCAAGGGTGTCACCTCGCGTTGGCACACCAAGAAGCTGCCCCGCAAGACCCACAAGGGTCTGCGCAAGGTGGCCTGTATTGGAGCCTGGCATCCGTCGCGTGTGTCCACCACCGTGGCACGTGCTGGTCAGAAGGGTTACCACCACCGTACCGAGATCAACAAGAAGATCTACCGCATCGGTGCTGGCATCCACACCAAGGACGGCAAG GTCATCAAGAACAACGCCTCCACCGAGTACGATCTGACCGACAAGAGCATCACCCCCATGGGTGGCTTCCCCCACTACGGTGAGGTCAACAACGACTTCGTCATGATCAAGGGCTGCTGCATCGGCTCCAAGAAGCGCATCATTACCCTGCGCAAGTCCCTGCTGAAGCACACCAAGCGCTCTGCGCTGGAGCAGATCAAGCTCAAGTTCATCGACACCTCGTCGAAGATGGGTCATGGTCGCTTCCAGACCCCTGCCGACAAGCTGGCCTTCATGGGTCCGCTCAAGAAGGATCGTCTCAAGGAGGAGGCCGCCGCTACCACCAGcgctgctgccgccgccgccaccaccaccgctTAA
- the RpL3 gene encoding large ribosomal subunit protein uL3 isoform X2, which translates to MSHRKFSAPRHGSMAFYPKKRSARHRGKVKAFPKDDPSKPVHLTCFIGYKAGMTHIVREADRPGSKINKKEVVEAVTVLETPPMIVVGAVGYIETPFGLRALVNVWAQHLSEECRRRFYKNCSSISLLRELFKSLKVV; encoded by the exons ATG TCGCATCGTAAGTTCTCGGCGCCTCGCCATGGTTCCATGGCCTTCTACCCCAAGAAGCGCTCAGCTCGCCACCGCGGTAAGGTCAAGGCCTTCCCCAAGGATGACCCCAGCAAGCCAGTCCATCTGACCTGCTTCATCGGCTACAAGGCCGGTATGACGCACATCGTCCGCGAGGCCGATCGTCCTGGATCCA AGATCAACAAGAAGGAGGTGGTCGAGGCTGTCACCGTTCTGGAGACCCCGCCCATGATTGTGGTCGGTGCCGTCGGCTACATCGAGACTCCCTTCGGTCTGCGTGCCCTCGTCAACGTGTGGGCCCAGCATTTGTCCGAGGAGTGCCGTCGTCGCTTCTACAAGAACTG TTCTTCGATCAGCTTGCTGAGAGAGCTTTTTAAATCGCTGAAGGTTGTGTGA
- the LOC108006044 gene encoding antigen 5 like allergen Cul n 1 — MKTIIVLAFLIGATIAVDYCALPTCLDKHIACNNKGNFSENCPKDVREVKIEPHHKLILTLFNELRNNVAGGKIEGLPKAIRMAKMSWCEELSHLALLNVHTCESLPDKCRSTERFAYAGQNNAIFSYSGAETEYTDAELIKEQIENWFAQRSNASPEILASFPEELPSKDVAKFTISVAEKNTHVGCAAVRFSRDFYNHFVLTCNFATSNIVGQPVYTPGEKSTTGCKNRYGAAFDYPNLCYAKEIYDNEKVVEGTHVF, encoded by the exons ATGAAGACAATTATCGTACTAGCCTTCCTGATCGGAGCCACCATTGCAGTGGACTACTGTGCTCTGCCCACTTGCCTGGATAAGCACATAGCCTGCAATAATAAAGGA AATTTCAGCGAAAACTGTCCCAAGGATGTGCGTGAGGTGAAGATAGAGCCCCATCACAAACTTATCCTTACCCTCTTCAACGAACTGCGAAACAACGTGGCTGGAGGCAAAATAGAAGGCTTACCCAAGGCGATTCGCATGGCCAAGATGTCCTGGTGCGAGGAGCTCTCTCATCTGGCCCTGCTCAACGTGCACACCTGTGAATCTCTTCCTGACAAGTGTCGCAGCACGGAGAGATTCGCATACGCAGGTCAGAACAACGCCATCTTCAGCTACAGTGGGGCCGAGACAGAGTACACCGATGCCGAGCTAATCAAGGAGCAGATCGAGAACTGGTTCGCCCAGCGCTCGAACGCCTCTCCAGAGATCCTCGCCAGCTTCCCGGAGGAGCTGCCCAGCAAAGATGTGGCCAAGTTCACCATTTCCGTGGCTGAGAAGAACACCCATGTGGGATGTGCCGCCGTGCGCTTCTCACGCGACTTTTACAACCACTTCGTGTTGACCTGCAACTTCGCCACCTCCAACATCGTGGGCCAGCCCGTTTACACTCCCGGAGAGAAGTCCACCACGGGATGCAAGAACCGCTATGGAGCCGCCTTCGACTATCCTAACCTGTGCTATGCCAAGGAGATCTACGACAACGAGAAGGTCGTTGAGGGCACCCACGTTTTCTAA
- the LOC118877902 gene encoding antigen 5 like allergen Cul n 1 produces the protein MAFTILPGFLLLAVGLFGSSLAVDYCALPTCLDKHIACNNKGNFSENCPKDVREVKIEPHHKLILTLFNELRNNVAGGKIEGLPKAIRMAKMSWCEELSHLALLNVQTCESLPDKCRSTERFAYAGQNNAIFSYSGAETEYTDAELIKEQIENWFAQRSNASPEILASFPEELPSKDVAKFTISVAEKNTHVGCAAVRFSRDFYNHFVLTCNFATSNIVGQPVYTPGEKSTTGCKNRYGAAFDYPNLCYAKEIYDNEKVIENAMVF, from the exons ATGGCTTTTACCATTTTACCTGGTTTCCTGCTCCTGGCGGTTGGCCTTTTTGGTTCATCCTTAGCTGTGGACTATTGTGCCCTTCCCACATGTCTAGATAAGCATATAGCCTGCAATAATAAAGGA AACTTCAGCGAAAACTGTCCCAAGGATGTGCGTGAGGTAAAGATCGAGCCCCATCACAAACTGATCCTGACCCTCTTCAACGAACTGCGAAACAACGTGGCTGGAGGCAAAATAGAAGGCTTACCCAAGGCGATTCGCATGGCCAAGATGTCCTGGTGCGAGGAGCTCTCCCACCTGGCCTTGCTCAACGTGCAGACCTGTGAATCTCTTCCTGACAAGTGTCGCAGCACGGAGAGATTCGCCTACGCTGGCCAGAACAACGCCATCTTCAGCTACAGCGGGGCCGAGACAGAGTACACCGATGCCGAGCTAATCAAGGAGCAGATCGAGAACTGGTTCGCCCAGCGCTCGAACGCCTCTCCAGAGATCCTCGCCAGCTTCCCGGAGGAGCTGCCCAGCAAAGATGTGGCCAAGTTCACCATTTCCGTGGCTGAGAAGAACACCCATGTGGGATGTGCCGCCGTGCGCTTCTCACGCGACTTTTACAACCACTTCGTGTTGACCTGCAACTTCGCCACCTCCAACATCGTGGGCCAGCCCGTTTACACTCCCGGAGAGAAGTCCACCACGGGATGCAAGAACCGCTATGGAGCCGCCTTCGACTATCCTAACCTGTGCTATGCCAAGGAGATCTACGACAACGAAAAGGTCATTGAAAACGCAATGGTGTTTTAG
- the LOC108006050 gene encoding protein arginine methyltransferase NDUFAF7 homolog, mitochondrial, which yields MLREALRIGSRRWYSYKSVRRPNLAGTGAPKVEPAKEQPGASSTVENGHGSLAKQLRAKILATGPIPVAEYMREVLTNPQAGYYMNKDVFGREGDFITSPEISQIFGELVGIWLVSEWRKMGSPSPFHLVELGPGRGTLARDVLKVITKFKQDAEFSMHMVEVSPFLSKAQAQRFCYTHDTLPEDSQLPYYQMGTTATGTKAFWHRRLEDVPHGFSLVLAHEFFDALPVHKLQLVDGKWQEVLIDVASGGAKDAKQADFRYVLSRSQTPVSSVFRPMPNETRACLEYSLETERQVGLLAERIERDGGIALIMDYGHFGEKTDTFRAFKQHQLHDPLIEPGSADLTADVDFKLVRHIAETRGNVHCCGPVEQGLFLQRMQGEARLDQLMAHALPENQQIIRSGYEMLTDSAQMGSRFKFLAMFPGVLASHLDKYPVVGFS from the exons ATGTTACGCGAAGCTTTAAGGATCGGCAGCCGGCGATGGTATAGCTACAAGTCCGTCCGGCGTCCGAATCTGGCTGGCACAGGTGCTCCGAAGGTGGAGCCGGCGAAGGAGCAACCAGGAGCATCCTCCACAGTGGAAAATGGTCATGGCAGCCTGGCCAAGCAGCTGCGGGCCAAGATTCTGGCCACTGGACCCATTCCCGTGGCGGAATACATGCGCGAGGTGCTGACCAATCCTCAAGCTGGCTACTACATGAACAAGGATGTGTTCGGCCGTGAGGGTGACTTCATCACCTCACCGGAAATATCACAGATTTTTGGAGAG CTCGTGGGGATTTGGCTTGTGAGCGAATGGCGTAAGATGGGCAGTCCCTCGCCCTTCCATCTGGTGGAATTGGGTCCTGGCCGCGGTACTCTGGCCAGGGATGTGCTGAAAGTGATCACCAAGTTCAAACAGGACGCCGAGTTCTCCATGCACATGGTTGAGGTTAGTCCATTTCTGAGCAAGGCGCAGGCACAGCGCTTCTGCTACACGCACGACACCCTGCCGGAGGACTCGCAGCTGCCCTATTACCAAATGGGAACCACGGCCACCGGGACGAAAGCCTTCTGGCACCGCCGGCTGGAGGATGTCCCTCACGGATTCTCCCTAGTGCTGGCCCACGAGTTCTTCGACGCCCTGCCGGTGCATAAGTTGCAGCTGGTCGATGGCAAGTGGCAGGAGGTGCTTATCGATGTGGCTTCTGGTGGTGCCAAGGACGCGAAACAGGCTGACTTCCGGTATGTCCTCTCACGCAGCCAGACGCCCGTGTCGAGCGTTTTCCGTCCCATGCCTAACGAGACGCGGGCCTGTTTGGAGTACTCCTTGGAGACGGAACGCCAGGTGGGACTCCTGGCCGAGCGCATTGAACGGGATGGCGGCATCGCCCTAATCATGGACTATGGACATTTTGGCGAGAAAACCGACACCTTCCGGGCCTTCAAGCAACACCAGCTACACGATCCCCTGATCGAACCGGGTAGCGCCGATCTCACTGCCGATGTGGACTTCAAGCTGGTGAGGCACATCGCAGAGACGCGCGGAAATGTCCATTGCTGCGGACCCGTGGAGCAGGGACTGTTTCTGCAGCGTATGCAGGGAGAGGCTCGACTGGATCAACTCATGGCTCACGCATTGCCCGAAAACCAGCAGATAATCCGCTCTGGTTACGAGATGCTCACGGACTCCGCGCAAATGGGCAGTCGCTTTAAGTTCCTGGCCATGTTCCCCGGCGTGCTGGCTTCCCACCTGGACAAATATCCCGTTGTTGGATTCAGTTAG